The following are from one region of the Phormidium sp. PBR-2020 genome:
- a CDS encoding DUF488 domain-containing protein, which yields MGNSIQLFTIGFTKKGAKIFFESLQNAGVKRLLDIRLNNVSQLAGFAKKADLEYFLKTICDIDYVHILDLAPTKEIVDEYKKNKGDWQQYEVQFLELIRQRKIEEKVSPDLIDGACFLCSEASPDHCHRRLVAEYLNQQWGNVDIQHL from the coding sequence ATGGGCAATTCAATTCAACTTTTTACCATTGGCTTCACCAAAAAAGGCGCTAAAATCTTCTTTGAGTCTCTACAAAATGCAGGGGTTAAACGACTTCTCGACATTCGCTTAAATAATGTTTCTCAACTTGCGGGATTTGCCAAAAAAGCGGATTTAGAATACTTTCTAAAAACAATCTGCGACATTGACTATGTTCATATTCTGGATTTAGCACCCACGAAGGAAATTGTTGACGAATACAAGAAAAACAAAGGAGATTGGCAACAGTACGAAGTGCAGTTTTTAGAGTTAATTCGTCAACGGAAGATTGAAGAAAAAGTTTCCCCCGATCTCATTGATGGAGCCTGTTTCCTCTGTAGCGAAGCCAGCCCCGATCATTGTCATCGACGTTTGGTCGCTGAATATCTCAATCAACAGTGGGGAAATGTTGATATTCAGCATCTTTGA
- a CDS encoding DUF488 domain-containing protein, producing MELFSIGHSNVSIEAFLNLLKQHQITALADVRSSPYSRFLPHFNQDSLKLSLAEVGIRYVFLGKELGAKPSNLACYVGKKARYEKIAATQEFQQGLERLLRGLQTHRVAVMCAEKDPLTCHRAILVCRQAQQLNPEITINHILQSGELESQHQLEERLLIKQGFQAVTSQPIPVVQLSLFASPEETLPSREECLAQAYERQGEEIAYVEK from the coding sequence ATGGAACTTTTCAGCATTGGACATTCCAACGTCAGCATCGAGGCCTTCCTGAATCTCCTCAAGCAGCACCAAATTACTGCCCTGGCTGATGTGCGATCGTCTCCCTATAGCCGTTTTCTACCCCACTTCAATCAGGACTCACTGAAGTTGTCCCTGGCAGAGGTGGGGATTCGTTATGTCTTTTTGGGGAAAGAACTCGGGGCAAAACCGAGTAATTTGGCCTGTTATGTGGGCAAGAAAGCGCGGTATGAGAAAATTGCGGCAACGCAAGAGTTTCAGCAGGGACTTGAACGGCTGCTGAGGGGGTTACAAACCCATCGTGTTGCTGTGATGTGTGCTGAGAAAGACCCTCTGACCTGTCATCGTGCCATCTTAGTTTGTCGTCAGGCTCAACAGCTCAATCCTGAGATTACTATCAATCATATCTTGCAAAGTGGCGAGTTAGAATCCCAGCATCAGCTCGAAGAACGTCTCCTGATTAAGCAGGGATTCCAAGCCGTCACCAGTCAGCCTATACCGGTGGTGCAATTGTCTCTCTTCGCCAGTCCTGAGGAGACGCTTCCGAGTCGGGAGGAGTGTTTGGCCCAAGCCTATGAACGTCAAGGAGAGGAAATTGCCTATGTCGAGAAGTGA
- a CDS encoding family 10 glycosylhydrolase: MAITLSLGLGQVLMGSGVAQAQFRPSNPCRLPTEAIVEKENLRQAAFQGDGEAEAEYRRLIQYHATELETCRRENWPQNLALWLRLYPCDAQPGVLDEVLDRIVSRGYNEIYVEVFYDGQVLLPLNDNPTVWPSVVRSPNLGDHDLLAEVIRKGHERGLKVYAWLFTMNFGYSYGQRPDRVNALARNGANESTLNRTRPEGTTYDRELHSYASQTFIDPYSPEARRDYEWLLHAILRRQPDGVLFDYVRYPRLPGGDSVATNVRQLWIHGEASRNALLDRSRNGLARGLLERYLQQGYLNNGDVEEIRKNHPEDEEPRWQAVSRPAISLQQYLWNLTVAHAVQGILDFVHRSADQVSRNNIPSGAVFFPNGNQPVGEQGFDSRLQPWDRFSASMEWHPMIYGVCGDTSCLTDQMERVMAFASDETRIVPALAGVWGEPITNRPSLETQMSAIRQVAPGVDSISHFAYSWQFPESDRERKTCRIQRR, translated from the coding sequence ATGGCGATAACCCTCTCTTTGGGACTCGGACAGGTCTTGATGGGGTCTGGGGTGGCTCAGGCCCAGTTTCGCCCCTCAAACCCTTGTCGCCTCCCGACTGAGGCGATTGTAGAAAAGGAGAATTTGCGTCAAGCGGCTTTTCAGGGAGATGGGGAAGCCGAGGCGGAGTATCGTCGCCTGATTCAGTACCACGCCACGGAGTTAGAAACCTGTCGTCGGGAAAATTGGCCGCAAAACCTGGCCCTCTGGTTACGGCTGTATCCCTGTGATGCTCAACCTGGGGTTCTCGATGAAGTCCTCGATCGCATTGTCAGTCGGGGCTACAACGAGATTTATGTCGAAGTGTTTTATGATGGCCAGGTCTTGTTGCCCCTCAATGACAATCCCACGGTTTGGCCCTCGGTGGTGCGATCGCCCAATTTGGGAGATCATGATTTATTAGCGGAGGTGATTCGTAAGGGCCATGAGCGGGGACTCAAGGTCTATGCTTGGCTGTTTACGATGAATTTTGGCTATTCCTACGGACAACGGCCCGATCGCGTCAATGCCTTGGCCCGCAATGGGGCCAATGAATCGACCCTCAACCGCACTCGGCCCGAGGGAACCACCTATGACCGAGAACTCCATAGTTACGCCTCCCAAACCTTTATCGACCCCTATAGTCCTGAGGCCCGGCGAGATTATGAATGGCTACTTCATGCCATCCTGCGACGACAACCGGATGGGGTCTTGTTTGATTATGTCCGCTATCCTCGCCTGCCGGGAGGAGACTCGGTGGCTACAAATGTCCGCCAACTCTGGATTCATGGGGAAGCCTCCCGCAATGCCTTGTTAGACCGCTCTCGCAATGGTCTGGCCCGTGGGTTGTTGGAGCGTTATTTACAACAAGGCTATTTAAACAACGGGGATGTGGAGGAGATTCGTAAGAACCATCCTGAGGACGAGGAACCTCGCTGGCAAGCCGTCAGCCGTCCCGCCATATCTCTACAACAGTATCTCTGGAATCTAACGGTCGCTCATGCGGTGCAGGGGATTCTCGATTTTGTCCATCGGTCTGCGGACCAAGTGAGTCGCAATAACATTCCCTCGGGGGCGGTGTTTTTCCCCAATGGCAATCAACCGGTGGGAGAACAGGGGTTTGATTCCCGCCTACAACCCTGGGACCGCTTTTCGGCGTCGATGGAGTGGCATCCTATGATTTATGGGGTCTGTGGGGATACCAGTTGTTTAACGGACCAAATGGAACGGGTGATGGCCTTTGCTTCAGACGAGACTCGGATTGTTCCGGCGTTGGCTGGGGTTTGGGGAGAACCCATTACTAACCGTCCCTCTCTGGAGACCCAGATGTCGGCGATTCGTCAAGTGGCCCCAGGGGTCGATTCCATTAGTCATTTTGCCTATTCTTGGCAATTTCCTGAATCTGACCGGGAGCGGAAGACTTGCAGGATTCAACGACGGTAA
- the psb27 gene encoding photosystem II protein Psb27, translating to MNRLVSRLLALLLVAVVGLTGCSAGSNLTGDYRQDTLALVNSLREAIELPEGTPEKMEAQAEAKTRIDNFFSFYRRDSSVSSLPSFTTMHTALDALAGHYRSYGNRPLSNKLKTRLEQEFKQVEMAVQRGR from the coding sequence ATGAATCGATTAGTCTCACGCCTTTTGGCCCTCTTACTGGTTGCGGTGGTCGGACTCACCGGCTGTTCCGCTGGGTCTAACTTAACCGGAGACTATCGCCAAGATACCTTGGCGTTGGTGAACAGCTTGCGGGAAGCCATTGAACTTCCTGAGGGAACGCCGGAGAAAATGGAAGCGCAAGCGGAAGCGAAAACCCGTATTGATAACTTTTTCTCTTTCTATCGCCGGGATTCCTCGGTTTCGAGTCTGCCTTCGTTCACGACGATGCACACGGCGTTGGATGCGTTGGCCGGTCATTACCGCTCCTATGGCAATCGTCCCTTGTCCAATAAGCTCAAAACTCGGTTAGAACAAGAGTTTAAACAAGTTGAGATGGCTGTGCAACGGGGTCGATGA
- the rpsO gene encoding 30S ribosomal protein S15, whose protein sequence is MSLTQTEKQEIFSQYQTHETDTGSAEVQVAMLTERINRLSMHLRSNKKDYSSQRGLMKMISQRKSLLGYIRKRSEEDYRNLITRLGIRG, encoded by the coding sequence ATGTCTCTGACCCAAACCGAAAAGCAAGAAATTTTTTCCCAATACCAGACCCACGAAACCGATACTGGGTCAGCGGAAGTCCAAGTTGCCATGCTTACCGAGCGCATCAACCGCCTCAGTATGCACCTGCGCAGCAACAAAAAAGACTACTCCTCCCAGCGCGGACTCATGAAAATGATTAGTCAGCGCAAAAGCCTTCTCGGCTACATCCGCAAAAGAAGCGAAGAGGACTATCGCAACCTCATCACCCGTCTGGGGATTCGCGGTTAA
- a CDS encoding DUF3464 family protein, with protein sequence MASDSSRDRLPFEPAKKRKKDKAPKSQSKGESGASSPKAAASPSPAKTSDGPAPSVKNPNVKKQPIPEAVSRRMITRMALFSGTPTSLGVLSLLGSYFIIQKEWFPLPSIAVLLVSSGLFGLGVLGLSYGLLSASWDEDDPGSKLGWREFQTNFGRMRQAWKKE encoded by the coding sequence ATGGCTTCCGACTCCTCCCGCGATCGCCTACCCTTTGAACCGGCAAAGAAGCGCAAAAAAGACAAAGCCCCCAAATCCCAAAGCAAAGGGGAATCGGGGGCCTCTAGTCCCAAAGCCGCCGCATCCCCCAGCCCCGCTAAAACCAGCGACGGCCCGGCCCCAAGCGTCAAGAACCCAAACGTCAAAAAACAACCCATCCCCGAAGCGGTGAGTCGTCGGATGATTACCCGCATGGCCCTATTCAGTGGAACCCCCACCAGCTTAGGAGTCTTGAGCCTCCTCGGGAGCTACTTTATCATTCAAAAAGAATGGTTCCCCCTCCCCAGTATCGCCGTCCTCCTCGTCAGTAGCGGCTTATTTGGCTTAGGCGTTTTAGGATTAAGCTACGGACTTCTCTCCGCCTCTTGGGATGAAGACGATCCCGGCAGCAAACTGGGGTGGCGAGAGTTCCAAACCAACTTCGGGCGAATGCGGCAAGCCTGGAAAAAAGAGTAG
- the aroF gene encoding 3-deoxy-7-phosphoheptulonate synthase: MIIVMKVGTPQEEIDRLNQEMSSRGLTPETIFGRYKVVIGLVGDTAELDPLQLQEISPWIEQVLRVEEPFKRASRQFRHGEASDIAVTTPEGPVLFGEHQPVVTIAGPCSVESEEMIVETALRVKAAGAKFLRGGAYKPRTSPYAFQGHGESALGLLASAREQSGLGIITEVMDADDIEKIAEVADVLQVGARNMQNFALLKKIGAQNKPVLLKRGISATIEEWLMAAEYILAAGNPNVILCERGIRTFDRRYTRNTLDLSVLPVLRSLTHLPITIDPSHGTGWAPLVPAMAKAAVAAGTDALMIEVHPNPQKALSDGAQSLTPEEFESLMAELAVIGTAVGRWEKEAAFV, translated from the coding sequence ATGATCATTGTTATGAAAGTGGGGACCCCCCAAGAGGAAATCGATCGCCTCAACCAGGAAATGTCCTCTCGGGGACTTACCCCAGAAACCATTTTCGGGCGTTATAAAGTCGTCATCGGCTTAGTGGGGGACACCGCCGAACTCGACCCCTTACAGCTACAAGAAATCAGCCCTTGGATTGAACAAGTCCTGCGAGTTGAAGAACCCTTCAAACGGGCCAGCCGGCAATTCCGTCATGGAGAAGCCAGTGACATCGCCGTCACCACCCCCGAAGGGCCCGTTCTCTTCGGAGAACATCAGCCCGTGGTCACCATCGCCGGCCCCTGTTCCGTCGAGAGTGAAGAAATGATTGTCGAAACTGCCCTGCGCGTCAAAGCCGCCGGCGCCAAATTCCTGCGGGGAGGCGCCTACAAACCCCGCACCTCTCCCTACGCCTTCCAAGGTCATGGAGAAAGCGCCCTCGGCCTCCTAGCCAGCGCCCGCGAACAATCCGGCTTGGGCATCATCACCGAAGTCATGGACGCCGACGACATCGAGAAAATCGCTGAAGTGGCCGACGTGCTGCAAGTGGGGGCCCGCAACATGCAGAACTTCGCCCTCCTCAAGAAAATCGGCGCCCAAAACAAACCCGTTCTCCTCAAACGGGGGATTTCCGCCACCATCGAAGAATGGCTCATGGCCGCCGAATACATCCTCGCCGCCGGGAACCCCAACGTAATTCTCTGCGAACGGGGCATTCGCACCTTCGATCGCCGCTATACCCGCAACACCCTGGACCTATCCGTCCTCCCCGTCCTGCGTAGCCTCACCCATCTCCCCATCACCATCGATCCCAGCCATGGAACCGGCTGGGCCCCCCTCGTCCCGGCCATGGCCAAAGCCGCCGTCGCCGCCGGAACCGATGCCCTCATGATTGAAGTGCATCCCAACCCTCAAAAAGCCCTCTCCGACGGCGCTCAATCCCTCACCCCCGAGGAGTTCGAGAGCCTCATGGCTGAACTGGCCGTCATCGGCACAGCCGTCGGACGCTGGGAAAAAGAAGCGGCATTCGTTTAA